The Oceanispirochaeta sp. M1 sequence GAGGCTCAGGTTCTGGGCAGTGCCATAGGCATCAAGGTTATGGAAGATGTTCCCTTTATCAGAGGGCTGGATACTTTTATGGGAGCCGGGCTTGATACCAGTGCTAAAGATTATTTAAAGGATATGGGGGCCGCGACTGCTTCAAACGGAGCCGTTGGTCTTTATCATGTTGAGAACATGACTCCCGAAGCTGTCGAGGAGGGAGATCAACTGCTGCGCAAAGATTATAAAACTTATGTGATCGATGATGCAGAGCTGAAGAGAGTTAAAGACTCCTATCCTGTGATGTGGAAGGATAAGGACGCCCAGCCTAAATACTGCTTTATCGGATGTCCTCATCTCTCTTTCAACCAGATTCAGCAATGGACGGAGCGTATAGAAGAGGGTCTTAAGAATTCAGGACGGAAGAAGGTCGGTATTAAAACGACTCTAACTGCTGCTCCGGAAGTCGTTGAGAGGCTGAAGGAAGATACATCCCTCCATAAACGGCTCCTGGCAACAGGAGTGAGCATCAGTTCAATCTGTCCTCTGATGTATATGAATAATCCCCTATGCAGCAAGAAGCCTGTAATAACCAATTCAAACAAGCTCAGAACTTATACAAGCTGCAGATATTTAACTGATGATGAAATAATTGAGTCAATTACAAGGAGTCGATAATGGAATTTAAAGGAAGGGTCATTCTTGATGGTTCATTGACTGCCGAAGCCGTAGTCAGCAGGCAGGGTTTTAATACACTCGCATCTTGTCAGAAATCGGTCATGGCCAAAAAGAAACAGATAATCTGTTCAGATCAGAATAATCCCTCAATCTATAATAAAAATCTCACAGGGAAAGTTCTCTGTTTGCCCAAGACCATTGGTTCAACCACCGGAGGGATGGTTCTTCAGACGATTGCGGATCTGGGTATTGCTCCTGCAGCAATGCTTTTCTCCGAGAATATCGATTCTCTTGCGGCAAGTGGAGTGATACTGGCAGATATCTGGAAT is a genomic window containing:
- a CDS encoding aconitase X, translated to MSNINMLITPDEQDVLDGNRGETLRKALESVVRYGEVFGAEKLADVKHPIHMVTSFGVPILTPVYSLMDELIEAGLKTEYPFTVDPRPIDYKNVSCSLLEKIVFSKVMYGKQASYEKQLKAVGLKSDKAFSCTCYMDEVGNIPAKGDIIAWAESSAVVYANSVLGARTNRNSGILELLCGITGKTPVFGFLTDEGRKADWLIEIKTSKVPEAQVLGSAIGIKVMEDVPFIRGLDTFMGAGLDTSAKDYLKDMGAATASNGAVGLYHVENMTPEAVEEGDQLLRKDYKTYVIDDAELKRVKDSYPVMWKDKDAQPKYCFIGCPHLSFNQIQQWTERIEEGLKNSGRKKVGIKTTLTAAPEVVERLKEDTSLHKRLLATGVSISSICPLMYMNNPLCSKKPVITNSNKLRTYTSCRYLTDDEIIESITRSR
- a CDS encoding aconitase X swivel domain-containing protein, whose product is MEFKGRVILDGSLTAEAVVSRQGFNTLASCQKSVMAKKKQIICSDQNNPSIYNKNLTGKVLCLPKTIGSTTGGMVLQTIADLGIAPAAMLFSENIDSLAASGVILADIWNGHRIITVDGLGDDFLNSVQDGMTVEIRKDGTVILKEGEQ